In a single window of the Pelagibacterium sp. 26DY04 genome:
- a CDS encoding deoxyguanosinetriphosphate triphosphohydrolase — protein MSDMQARYAADPAQTRGRVYRPSASPTRNEFQRDRDRIIHSTAFRRLQHKTQVFLHHEGQHFRTRLTHTLEVSQIGRSIARALRLNEDLAEAVALAHDLGHTPFGHAGERVLAEKMAPWGGFDHNVQALRVVTLIENRYADHDGLNLTWETLEGILKHNGPVVGGASKHGQDIGAALAEIPASCGLMPETYASLEAQVAAIADDIAYNAHDIDDAARAGLLTIEDLVDVPLVGTIAREVLDLWPLLDRKRQMHEVQRRLITRTIESVIAEGAERIAETDLKSADDVRQAGRMLIGFPAEMAAGEAELKRFLFAKVYRDERVMVPVRESEAVVERLFDAYMAEGDMPGRWGAAFRSAADQAKQARVVGDFVAGMTDPFALDEYSRLFDERPDFR, from the coding sequence ATGAGTGATATGCAGGCTCGCTACGCCGCCGATCCGGCGCAGACGCGGGGGCGGGTTTATCGTCCCAGCGCAAGCCCGACACGCAACGAGTTTCAGCGTGATCGCGACCGGATCATCCATTCCACGGCTTTTCGGCGGCTGCAGCATAAGACGCAGGTGTTTCTGCACCACGAGGGGCAGCACTTTCGCACCCGGCTGACCCATACGCTCGAGGTGAGCCAAATTGGACGCTCGATCGCACGAGCGCTGCGCCTCAACGAGGATCTGGCCGAGGCCGTAGCGCTTGCCCATGATCTGGGGCACACACCATTCGGTCATGCCGGCGAACGGGTGCTGGCCGAGAAGATGGCGCCCTGGGGCGGGTTCGATCACAATGTGCAGGCGCTGCGTGTCGTGACCTTGATCGAGAACCGATATGCCGATCATGACGGGCTGAACCTGACATGGGAGACGCTCGAAGGCATACTGAAGCATAACGGACCAGTGGTGGGCGGAGCCTCCAAGCATGGGCAGGATATTGGAGCGGCGCTAGCCGAGATTCCGGCAAGCTGTGGCTTAATGCCGGAAACTTATGCCAGCCTCGAGGCGCAGGTCGCGGCGATTGCCGACGACATCGCCTATAATGCCCATGACATCGACGATGCCGCTCGGGCGGGTCTGCTGACGATCGAAGATCTGGTGGATGTGCCGTTGGTGGGGACGATTGCGCGCGAGGTGTTGGATCTCTGGCCGCTTCTCGATCGCAAGCGACAGATGCATGAGGTGCAGAGGCGGTTGATCACGCGAACCATTGAAAGCGTTATTGCGGAAGGCGCCGAAAGGATCGCCGAGACAGACCTCAAGAGTGCCGACGATGTGCGCCAGGCCGGCCGAATGCTGATCGGGTTCCCTGCCGAAATGGCGGCGGGAGAGGCTGAACTCAAGCGTTTCCTTTTTGCCAAGGTTTATCGCGACGAACGCGTGATGGTGCCGGTGCGCGAGAGTGAAGCCGTTGTCGAGCGTCTGTTCGATGCGTATATGGCCGAGGGCGATATGCCGGGACGCTGGGGGGCCGCGTTTCGGAGCGCTGCCGACCAAGCGAAGCAGGCGAGGGTGGTTGGCGACTTCGTTGCCGGCATGACCGACCCTTTTGCGCTCGACGAATATTCCCGCTTGTTTGACGAGCGCCCCGATTTCCGTTAA
- a CDS encoding iron-sulfur cluster assembly accessory protein: MTDTQLAPNQVVLTERAAKRINRIVAKEEPGTVLRISVAGGGCSGFQYEYNLVKEEPTEDDLVLTRDGATVYIDSMSLEFMGGAEIDFVDDLIGQSFQIKNPNAIASCGCGTSFAV; this comes from the coding sequence ATGACCGATACCCAACTAGCACCAAATCAAGTCGTTTTGACAGAGCGGGCCGCCAAGCGCATCAACCGCATCGTGGCCAAGGAAGAACCGGGCACGGTGCTGCGCATCTCTGTTGCCGGTGGCGGCTGCTCCGGCTTCCAATATGAATATAACCTCGTCAAGGAAGAGCCGACCGAAGACGATCTGGTCCTCACGCGTGATGGGGCCACCGTCTACATTGATTCGATGAGCCTTGAGTTTATGGGCGGAGCCGAAATCGACTTCGTGGACGATCTGATCGGCCAGTCCTTCCAGATCAAGAATCCCAACGCCATTGCGTCCTGCGGCTGCGGCACCAGTTTCGCTGTTTGA
- a CDS encoding LysE family translocator, with amino-acid sequence MTTEFLITALIVCLLPGTGVLYTLAIGLGRGFRASIAAAFGCTLGIIPAALASIVGLAAIFHTSALAFQLLKYLGVAYLLYMAWTMLRSGGAMSLEADRASVPMAKVAISGALINVLNPKLSLFFLAFLPQFVSVEAPNATATMLLHAAVFMAITFVTFVGYGACAALMRDYVISRPNVLKWIRRSFAATFGILGLRLALSDR; translated from the coding sequence ATGACCACCGAATTCCTGATTACGGCCTTGATTGTCTGCCTTTTGCCAGGAACTGGCGTGCTTTACACCTTGGCGATCGGATTGGGGCGCGGCTTTAGAGCCTCGATTGCTGCCGCCTTCGGCTGCACATTGGGCATCATTCCTGCCGCGTTGGCTTCGATTGTCGGCCTTGCCGCGATTTTCCACACCAGTGCCCTGGCCTTTCAGCTCCTCAAATACCTTGGCGTTGCCTATTTGCTGTATATGGCCTGGACGATGCTGCGCTCGGGTGGAGCCATGAGCTTGGAAGCTGATCGCGCCTCTGTGCCCATGGCCAAGGTGGCCATAAGCGGCGCGCTGATCAATGTGCTCAACCCCAAGCTCAGCCTGTTCTTTCTCGCCTTCCTGCCTCAATTCGTCTCGGTCGAAGCCCCCAATGCGACCGCGACGATGCTCTTGCACGCCGCCGTCTTCATGGCGATAACCTTTGTCACCTTCGTCGGCTATGGAGCATGCGCCGCCCTCATGCGAGACTATGTCATCTCCCGGCCGAACGTGCTCAAATGGATTCGGCGCAGCTTCGCGGCAACCTTCGGGATTCTCGGACTGCGCCTCGCCTTGTCCGATCGTTAG